A single window of Anopheles moucheti chromosome 2, idAnoMoucSN_F20_07, whole genome shotgun sequence DNA harbors:
- the LOC128309317 gene encoding SWI/SNF-related matrix-associated actin-dependent regulator of chromatin subfamily B member 1, with amino-acid sequence MALKTYGDKPISFQVEENGEYYCVGSEVGNYLRLFRGSLYKKYPGMSRRLLTNEERKRLLDSGISNHLLSSSVSLLKATEVQDVLDGNDEKYKAVSVHTSEPPAPRESKSSKKQPPWVPTMPNSSHLDAVPQATPINRNRVYNKKVRTFPMCFDDTDPTLNVENASQSEILVPIRLDMEIEGQKLRDTFTWNRNESMITPEQFAEVLCDDLDLNPTPFVPAIAAAIRQQIEAYPNEPVVLEEGSDQRVLVKLNIHVGNTSLVDQVEWDMAEKENNPEEFAIKLCAELGLGGEFVTAISYSIRGQLSWHQRTYAYSETPLATVEVPFRTPSEADQWAPFLETLTDAEMEKKIRDQDRNTRRMRRLANTFT; translated from the exons CTACGGCGATAAACCGATAAGCTTTCAAGTGGAAGAAAATGGCGAATATTACTGCGTCGGATCGGAG GTTGGAAATTACTTACGCCTCTTTAGGGGCAGTTTGTACAAGAAGTATCCGGGCATGTCCCGGCGCTTACTGACCAACGAAGAGCGTAAACGTTTGTTAGATTCTGGCATCAGCAACCACCTGCTATCCAGTTCTGTTTCACTGCTAAAAGCGACCGAAGTACAGGATGTGCTCGACGGAAATGATGAAAAGTATAAGGCGGTGTCTGTGCATACCTCGGAGCCTCCTGCACCGAGAGAAAGCAAATCAAGCAAGAAGCAACCGCCATGGGTTCCAACAATGCCCAATTCGAGCCATCTGGATGCAGTCCCACAGGCAACGCCTATTAATCGGAACCGTGTATACAACAAAAAGGTGCGCACGTTTCCGATGTGCTTCGATGACACTGATCCGACGCTGAACGTAGAGAACGCATCTCAAAGCGAAATTTTGGTTCCGATTCGTCTGGATATGGAAATTGAAGGTCAAAAACTGCGGGATACATTCACGTGGAACCGAAACGAATCCATGATCACACCGGAACAATTTGCAGAAGTGCTGTGCGATGATCTGGACCTCAACCCAACTCCGTTTGTTCCAGCGATTGCGGCTGCCATAAGGCAACAGATTGAGGCGTACCCGAACGAGCCGGTAGTTCTAGAGGAAGGCTCCGATCAGCGGGTTTTGGTGAAGTTGAACATTCATGTCGGAAATACGTCATTGGTCGATCAGGTTGAATGGGATATGGCAGAGAAGGAGAACAACCCGGAGGAGTTTGCCATTAAACTGTGTGCAGAACTGGGATTGGGGGGCGAATTTGTTACGGCCATCTCGTACTCCATTCGTGGCCAACTGTCGTGGCATCAGCGCACCTATGCGTACAGTGAAACTCCTCTAGCCACGGTAGAGGTACCCTTCCGGACACCGAGCGAGGCCGACCAGTGGGCACCATTCCTCGAAACGCTTACGGATGccgaaatggaaaagaagaTACGTGACCAGGATCGAAATACGCGGCGTATGCGACGTTTGGCTAATACCTTTACCTAA
- the LOC128309316 gene encoding uncharacterized protein LOC128309316, whose product MSSVSSDCESSYYTESEAESDYITHEEGESSAQFNHTLEVEDIIRGHVDVTTKNAVGLNHHYKAKLMTLRQKLEGMLLQCQNRMLEVEKNLDDIRLNLTLKTRPARPRHPGYICGQPFFKDNDLYPGPHNEDYLYRKNVKKEFFPLDMFESIETLWTSNDKKMVKDSVANQAYEFVRRETQLREKMCINSGNARSIIKDRIESKTLPLEEIWHEAQAYDGKYGRLKFTVDWLKISNAIMNGRHSAAACEGMWNNYLMPGLKRSMWTPDEESRLVAAVEANRRSNWVLIAVSVENRSEYQCFVHYQTNFSELSQIKKMPWTQEEDDLLLRLVNENRIGNNIIWNKIVERMPYRNKVQVYHRYKYTLLRPLRGAKFTAEEDCVITAYVQQFGDDFKFFPEDLLPGRTTKQVRARYMNTLRFVNSHVGWSLEEDKRLMSYIAENLTEEGPAKLSWAECSKYLGNHSRLSCRTRYYTIEKFLERNPNATLESVPRREKKKLSSSVTDKNWIKTIVEIKSAPPVDRNAGAPFNPLEVGRPTVAEWSLYEQMKFCFRYKFGYKLAVNERHNYVYTGTKIVLYLLEGFQELSSEPERFPSGMLHPNGELLQMMQTVLRRPLDWASIVAIMQPKMTPSGEAMLFCRFPPNYNTVLGLRGLCLNACSVQTRQTLLEPKPKKLAAFNQRMYDQAIGAFVDRFRKIFHWTMLLMMLNIDDVSLEDEESSRPDLSVGMSHKRHDNPTTLSHNIVPVKVDKLMNVSSNVSQSDHVNTDTPHSATALNENNLNIVTNITIIDPKDLPAAPGNVPGQQTEFKCDNQYLSESLATLHDGIETPTPNSQSLKSYPRLKTNNMGKSITNEALHEQCNPGMISTTSRATIQGVENQMLKHVPTFTVIEIPQEMPLVQQQNASTVANHSTPLEGTSHNNIIYDEQTNVKMSSIDERYHFKQFYDPRKTCIVQDRDTQLEGVIVPLELPQQHMMSNALSSLPRGSSCSKVDAISTSPVIASEDIIMIDVDRHPTNDPNTIISNTHVENLDHDQDLECFAVTKQNILVVPFNRVAYERNSMAHNFIDVVECEKEPSVETTLVAPFESLHPNKISEKEKRETSIVPKDRNESDVAPVTEEVYNAVTEPVPDTNLDSNVELMAEPLTAVDIIRMLRARHNASYCEDSDDEEEFERTPIN is encoded by the exons ATGTCTAGTGTGAGCTCTGACTGTGAATCTTCGTACTATACGGAATCCGAAGCAGAAAGTGATTACATTACACATGAG GAAGGAGAATCGTCAGCACAGTTCAATCACACCCTTGAGGTGGAAGATATTATCCGCGGGCATGTGGACGTAACGACAAAAAATGCAGTCGGTCTGAACCACCATTACAAAGCAAAACTAATGACTCTACGGCAGAAACTGGAAGGGATGCTTTTGCAATGCCAAAATCGTATGCTTGAGGTAGAAAAAAATCTAGATGACATCCGGTTAAATTTAACGCTCAAAACGCGCCCTGCACGACCCCGGCATCCGGGTTACATCTGTGGACAACCGTTCTTTAAAGATAACGATCTCTACCCCGGTCCACACAACGAGGACTATCTGTACCGGAAGAACGTGAAGAAAGAGTTTTTCCCACTGGATATGTTCGAATCGATTGAAACGCTCTGGACGAGCAATGATAAAAAGATGGTAAAGGATAGCGTAGCGAACCAGGCGTACGAGTTCGTGCGAAGGGAAACCCAGCTGCGGGAGAAAATGTGCATCAATTCGGGCAATGCGCGGAGCATAATAAAGgatcgaatcgaatcgaaaacGCTACCTTTGGAAGAGATCTGGCACGAAGCGCAAGCATACGATGGTAAATATGGGCGCCTAAAATTCACCGTGGACTGGTTAAAAATATCGAACGCCATCATGAATGGACGGCATTCTGCGGCCGCCTGTGAGGGCATGTGGAACAACTACCTCATGCCCGGCTTGAAAAGAAGCATGTGGACGCCGGATGAAGAATCGAGACTGGTCGCGGCCGTTGAAGCTAACAGACGCAGCAACTGGGTGCTTATAGCGGTGAGCGTGGAAAATCGTTCCGAGTACCAATGCTTTGTGCATTATCAGACTAACTTTTCGGAACTGTCGCAAATCAAAAAGATGCCCTGGACGCAGGAAGAAGATGATCTATTGTTGCGCTTGGTGAATGAAAATCGTATTGGAAACAATATCATTTGGAACAAAATCGTAGAAAGGATGCCGTACCGAAACAAGGTACAAGTATACCATCGGTACAAGTACACCCTGTTGCGTCCGCTTAGGGGGGCCAAGTTTACGGCCGAGGAAGATTGTGTCATTACCGCGTACGTGCAGCAGTTTGGCgatgattttaaatttttccccGAAGATCTACTACCGGGTAGGACGACGAAACAGGTTCGGGCTCGATACATGAATACACTGCGCTTCGTCAATTCACACGTCGGCTGGAGCCTCGAGGAGGACAAGCGCCTGATGAGCTACATCGCTGAAAATCTTACCGAGGAAGGACCGGCAAAACTTTCCTGGGCCGAATGTTCAAAGTATCTCGGCAACCATTCGCGGCTAAGTTGCCGCACTCGGTATTACACCATCGAAAAATTCCTCGAGCGGAATCCGAACGCCACGCTGGAAAGTGTACCtagaagagaaaagaaaaagctttCCTCTAGCGTGACGGATAAAAATTGGATAAAAACCATCGTGGAAATTAAGAGTGCACCACCCGTTGATCGGAATGCTGGAGCGCCGTTTAATCCGTTAGAGGTCGGTAGACCGACAGTGGCCGAGTGGAGTTtgtacgaacagatgaaattTTGCTTCCGGTACAAGTTCGGCTACAAGCTGGCAGTAAACGAGAGACACAATTACGTTTATACGGGGACGAAAATTGTGCTCTATCTTTTGGAAGGATTTCAAGAGTTGTCGTCCGAACCGGAACGATTTCCAAGCGGCATGTTGCATCCGAACGGTGAATTACTTCAGATGATGCAGACCGTACTTCGTCGTCCTCTGGACTGGGCCAGTATCGTGGCTATTATGCAACCCAAGATGACACCTTCGGGTGAAGCTATGCTGTTCTGTCGTTTTCCTCCCAACTATAATACGGTGTTGGGTTTGCGCGGTCTTTGCCTGAATGCTTGCAGTGTACAAACTAGACAAACCTTGCTCGAACCAAAACCTAAAAAGCTTGCCGCGTTCAATCAACGAATGTACGATCAGGCAATAGGAGCGTTTGTAGATCGCTTCCGTAAGATATTTCACTGGACCATGCTGCTAATGATGCTCAACATTGATGATGTTTCGCTTGAGGATGAAGAATCATCACGCCCAGATCTTAGCGTTGGTATGTCCCACAAAAGGCATGACAATCCAACAACATTGTCACACAACATTGTACCGGTAAAGGTGGATAAGCTGATGAACGTATCGAGCAATGTTTCGCAATCGGACCACGTGAACACAGACACACCACATTCGGCAACCGctttaaatgaaaacaatttaaacattGTAACGAACATAACAATCATCGATCCGAAGGATCTTCCAGCTGCTCCGGGAAATGTTCCAGGCCAGCAAACTGAGTTTAAATGTGATAATCAGTACTTAAGTGAGTCCCTTGCAACATTGCACGACGGGATTGAAACCCCCACACCTAACAGCCAAAGCTTAAAATCATATCCTAGATTGAAAACGAACAATATGGGAAAATCGATAACAAATGAAGCTCTACATGAACAATGTAACCCTGGGATGATTTCCACGACGTCTAGGGCCACCATTCAAGGTGTTGAAAATCAAATGCTAAAACATGTACCAACATTTACTGTTATCGAAATACCACAAGAAATGCCATTAGTGCAGCAGCAGAACGCTAGTACCGTTGCGAATCACAGCACCCCACTCGAAGGGACGTCAcacaataatattatttacgacgaacaaacaaacgttaaaATGAGTTCAATTGACGAACGGTatcattttaaacaattttacgaCCCAAGGAAAACGTGTATTGTTCAAGACAGAGATACGCAACTGGAAGGAGTCATCGTTCCGTTGGAGCTGCCTCAGCAACATATGATGAGCAATGCACTTTCGAGTCTTCCAAGAGGAAGTTCATGTTCGAAAGTAGATGCGATCAGTACCAGTCCTGTAATTGCTAGCGAAGATATTATAATGATCGATGTTGATCGTCATCCGACAAATGATCCGAATACTATAATTTCTAACACAC atgTCGAAAATCTAGATCATGATCAAGACCTGGAATGTTTTGCTGTAACGAAACAGAACATACTTGTAGTCCCATTTAACCGGGTTGCATACGAGAGAAATTCCATGGCGCATAATTTTATTG ATGTTGTTGAATGCGAAAAAGAACCATCTGTGGAGACCACATTAGTTGCACCGTTCGAGTCGCTCCATCCCAATAAAA TTTCAGAGAAAGAAAAGCGAGAAACTAGCATTGTGCCAAAGGACCGAAACGAATCTGATGTCGCACCTGTCACTGAAGAGGTCTACAATGCTGTGACGGAGCCGGTTCCAGACACAAACCTCGATAGCAACGTAGAGCTCATGGCCGAACCACTTACCGCTGTTGATATTATTCGAATGTTGCGCGCACGACATAATGCCTCTTATTGCGAAGACAGTGACGATGAAGAGGAATTTGAACGTACACCAATTAATTAA
- the LOC128298167 gene encoding uncharacterized protein LOC128298167 produces the protein MSQIDNPIHITHYINPHRFYYKPETAYMQEHEQARFAAAFNEYCETEYGIIYETVRSTPSWKHPKPGDLVALRSNQLQRWIRCEMEAVMVDLNETTWYYLWAIDEGLPIKTLTIYVRPLPQAFGQEPAHAKRGGMINLLPGETQYDYMEDKPRLVPSTKWSCGVVSTLELMLETAESISFFPTAQYVLQNETIHVGELFITTQSNATHNVGEKLREACPNQLILPRKDATYFKGIVFLEAFCKQRYVNNEGLDNHVVNTFVTKINRYDPASHENLDTQTDTKVAMKVYEWLKQNQEARIAILAQQKADKDRNNDEPAIEQTIIIPAKKNLASAFALKKYLECAKCEMDKKDGTTIVTDLSIQKRDESEVATVSNSKPSNLILKMKRQQIIRQMPNIGSARSSNASE, from the exons ATGTCGCAAATTGATAATCCAATACACATTACGCATTACATTAATCCCCATCGATTCTATTACAAACCGGAAACGGCGTACATGCAAGAACATGAACAAGCAAGGTTTGCGGCCGCATTCAACGAGTACTGTGAAACCGAGTACGGTATAATTTACGAAACGGTTCGTAGCACTCCATCCTGGAAACATCCAAAGCCGGGCGATTTGGTAGCACTGCGCAGTAATCAGCTCCAGCGATGGATACGCTGTGAGATGGAAGCTGTTATGGTGGATTTGAATGAAACCACATGGTACTATCTGTGGGCCATCGATGAAGGCTTACCTATTAAAACACTTACCATATATGTAAGACCGCTACCGCAAGCTTTCGGGCAGGAACCGGCGCACGCGAAAAGAGGCGGCATGATAAACCTTCTACCAGGGGAGACG CAATATGATTATATGGAAGACAAACCAAGACTGGTACCCAGCACCAAGTGGAGTTGCGGCGTAGTGAGCACATTAGAATTGATGTTGGAAACTGCAGAAAGCATTTCGTTTTTCCCAACCGCTCAGTACGtattgcaaaacgaaacgattcATGTTGGTGAATTGTTTATTACCACGCAATCAAACGCAACACACAACGTGGGGGAAAAGCTTCGTGAAGCGTGCCCCAATCAATTGATACTTCCTCGAAAAGATGCAACATATTTTAAAG gAATCGTGTTTCTCGAAGCGTTCTGTAAGCAGCGATACGTTAATAATGAAGGGTTGGATAATCATGTCGTGAATACTTTTGTAACCAAAATTAACCGTTACGATCCAGCTAGCCACGAAAACTTGGACACTCAAACGGATACTAAGGTGGCAATGAAGGTATACGAATGGTTGAAACAAAATCAAGAAGCACGCATTGCAATACTGGCACAGCAAAAGGCTGATAAAGATCGAAACAACGACGAACCAGCAATCGAGCAAACTATCATCATACCAGCAAAGAAGAATCTTGCTTCAgcatttgctttgaaaaaGTATCTAGAATGTGCTAAATGCGAAATGGACAAAAAAGATGGGACGACAATTGTGACCGATCTTTCTATCCAAAAACGTGACGAGAGTGAAGTTGCCACTGTCTCGAATAGCAAGCCATCGAATTTAATCCTGAAAATGAAACGCCAGCAGATTATACGGCAAATGCCGAACATCGGTAGTGCAAGATCATCCAATGCTTCGGAATAA